ATTTGAGAATCCCACCAAATACAGCACCTTAAGACTCTCGCTTAATCTAGATCTTTCATTGTTGACTTGTGATATTTTGAGCATCTAAATTACAACTATGACTTCCAAATCGGCATTTAGTATTGACTCACGGGTGTTTAACAAATATCAAACTAGGCTTCTTGGTGATAATGTGCAACCCTTTATATGTACTAAAAATTGGTTACTAGGATTTGATGAGCAAGGTAAATAATGTGTAATAATTGTTGTCTTTTAATCACTTAACTTaagtttattcaaatatttattatcgtTTTGAgttttaagaaaagaatatgAAGATGTGGAGATGGTGAAGGTTCAGGCTACTTCAAATATAGAATCATTCGTAAGAgatgtttaattttcatattttagatttattgtttggatttttttgttaagacattatttattgatgtaattgactaattgttgatattttatttacatttgtgttgaacttaatttgattgtgttgcatttttattgaaattgaaattcttttaaaactagatCTGCGGATCGGCCCGTTTGATCTGCGGGATCCGTGGGACGGGGACAGACCAATTTATTAGATCCGTATAAAAATACAAGGTGGGCTGACCCGGTCCGCTGCTAATGCGGGCTTACGTGGGGCGGACCGACCCGCTTACCCACCTCTATAATTATACCtattataaaacaaaagtaaaataaaaattaattttaattttaatttctcatgccactaaaaattaaatataattttattttaattttctgttaACCAGATTCACTTATAAAGTATCTCCAAATATTTATGTTCtctcactaaaaaaatatttatattctaaAGCAATACTATGTACATTAACGCAAGTACTAAcggtttgtgtttttttattgggATTCGAATCGTGACTTTAAGTATGTAAAAAATCGTGTTTGAAAGAAAAAGACTCATATATGCGTTTCGACAAAGATTAATTACTTTTGACAGGAACTTCTTCCTACTAATAccataatctaaaaaaaaactctgTACACATTCTCACCTCAAGCAGATATTTGCTCAAAATTGTTCACTTGATTTGTCAACATAACTCCGAGCAAAAGAGAGATCGTATGCCCTGTAATGCCATCCAACTTTACACCCTCGTTTGGTAAACAAAAAGGAGTGTAGTAGAGAATAATGAAAGTTAGTGATGTTCTTATCATCAGTGTATCATCATCTCGGGATTGCAGGATAATTCTGTTCCTCTTTAGCTACTTGTTACACAATAGTACACAAGAATGATATTCTTCATCGATGAAACTAAAATTCTTCTGCTTCATAAATCATAGCAGATAGGTCTAAGGAGAAATTATTAAGTGACCTGGATCAACACATATTCATGGTCCTAACCAATGATTACATAATagtacatatttaaattttacaatttaccGTAGGACTCATTCTCTTTGAAAATTATCAGACCTTCATAAGGGGAAGTAAATGTAGGGCGGAAAGCTAACTACTCAAGGAGGTCAATTTTGAGACATTGAGCATATGAATCTTTCATCCTGACTTTGTTACCCACGCTAAAATTCCCAACAATTAATCGAAAGATAATAGGTGACAGAGGCATTTCCTCACAGCTTTTCTTATGCTTGCTTTTTTTTCCTTGGCTTTCTGAATAAGCAGAACCTTCTTGACAATATGAGAGTAGTATGTTCTGACATCAAAATGATGCACATATGTTTTGCTGGTAAATATGTGATACATCTACATGAAGTTTATGCAAATCCTGTATATGGGTTCCTTTGTCTGATTTCCCTGAAGCAAGAAACAGTTTTTGGGATCCTGTGTGTGGGGAGTTAACCTGCAACAAGAGCACCCCATTGACATACCTACACTATAGATAGCATGGAGAAAACCAAACTGCAGCTACATTTTTGAGGCAGATAGCATCAAGTCAACATATTTCAAATACAAAGTTTGGCAACACATTTAAAACATTTCATCACACGGCACAAAACCAGTTGTGTAAATTATGCTCATTCTAGTAGAATTAAGCTTCAGATGATTCAAGTGTTTCTCTTCCCTATCTCTTCCCTATAAATCTCAATATAATTAGCTCTATGTAATCgtattacttttatatattaataaataaatggtgCCATTGACAGAGTCATAAAGAAAACGTTGAGAATGAATAataaattccaaaaaaattgaacagAAAGGATGTATGCATAGGATAGACTACCATTAGAATAAATACTGTCTACAGGTTGAATATTTACAATGTGTtgtattgatatttttaaatatacgaAAAAATTAAGAAGTATAAACCAAAACAAATGTATAACATATATTCaaggaaatattttaaaattattaaaaaaaatacataattaattcatgtaaaatattaaatttacgttttaaaataaacatttttaaaaattttaaaaataaaaaaccagtttaaataaaattaaactaaaaattaaaaatgaatcacacgttttttttttttataaaagttctattttttaagtgtgttatttcttttaaagagttgataagatataaattatataaaatcattcaAGCCAAATATATAAGTAATGTTAGACTTTGATGTTCCAAATATCCTTTTCTTTAAAAGTAGAAATTCCTTCATATAACTTTTATGAAAACTATTTTCAAAGTGTTTgtgattttttaacatttttgttcattaaaaaatgcttttacttttagaaaactcttaaaattttatttgattctgAATTCTTCATTTAACAAAAagggaaattaaaaattaaaagattcgAATGAAAATTATTCCTTCGTCAAAAAGGGAAActataaaattagaataaatatatttttttgacagaaaaattagaataaatattaaatactgtGTAAATACATATAAGCTTGAATATTAACCATTTATGTATCCAcgtcacctttttcaaaagacGAAAACACCCCTCAATGTACACTTGTCCGAGATACCCTATTTATACTCGTCAGCGAGAATTTCGAGCCTAAACCCACAAAACCCTAACCATACactacttttcttttttcctacacTTTTTCGCTTGGCTTCCTCTGCCACGCCAAACAATCCCAGGCTTTTGAAAACGCGCGTTTCAGGCGAAGATGGTTGGCGACAACACGAAGAAGTTGATAGTCGCCGAGAATTTGGAGGATAGCATCGACGGCGAACTCGTCCTCTCCATCGAGAAGCTGCAAGAAGTCCAAGACGAGCTCGACAAGGTTTCTTTCACCATTTCCAATTCCACGTCACCATTCTATGCTTCTTAACTCTCAATTTATCAATATCAATTGAATTCATGTTTTCCACCATTTTAGGTTTTCAtgattcataaattttattggtTCCTCGAATTAACGTAAACCTAGCGTAGTATGAATTCTGTATTGatgatgaatttgaatttgaatgtcGTTGTAGATCAATGAAGAGGCGAGTGATAAGGTCCTCGAAGTAGAACAGAAGTACAATGAGATAAGGAAGCCAGTTTACGATAAGCGAAATGAGATCGTCAAATCTATTCCTGATTTCTGGTTCACTGCTGtgagtttatttctttttgctgTTAATTTGATTGTTGTTATGATGgttaaacattaaaattttgatttatctttgttttgctTGTGGTGTAGTTTATGAGTCATCCTGCCCTTTGTGATCTTCTGAACGTAGAGGATCAAAAGGTTTGGCTTCTTTCCTCACGCTTGCTGAAGTTTTGcgattatgttaaattttgttagattcggtttatttatttacttaggGTGTTTTGTGAGGTTTACATGAGAGTGCATCCAATGTTTTTATTCCTTTGATTACTGATAATACCTGTTGATGAAGTTTAATTCATTTCCGGCATCCTTTGTTTGGTAGATATTTAAGTATTTGGGTTCTCTTGATGTTGAAGATAATAAAGATGTCAAATCAGGCTACTCAATCACCTTTGTAAGTTTTCCTTGCTCTCTTTCTCACCCTCCCCGAAAATAAAAATTCCCTTGTCTTTACTTAAGTGGTGCTTTTCTTTGTAGAAGTGATTTATGGCCTGTGTGAAGTCATGCTTGTTTTATTCATCGAAGAATAACCAGATGTTAATTTTCTACTGACAAAAATGaccagtttttaattatttcttgttCAGAATTTCAATCTCAATCCCTATTTTGAGAATGCAAAGCTTACAAAGACCTTTACCTTCCTTGAAGAAGGAACAACAAAGATAACTGCTACCCCCATAAAATGGAAAGAGGGCAAGGTAAGGCTATGAATTCACTTTTTCTCCCCTATCAGCATCTACAGTTTtgattttgcttctttttttttttttactttgatacATAATCCTTAAATGTACAGGGATTACCCAACGGAGTTGAACATGACAAGAATGGGAAGAAGCGGGCTCGTATTGATATAAGGTTGATgtctaaatttgtatttttatttttaattttagagcaCGGTAATATAATAAACAAGGAAAGCCATGGTCATCCATACATTTTAGTTTGTAAATGAGGCCACTTgagccttttctttttgaaaaaggaaaacataATCTACTGCCGGAGTTTTCTTACCTACAAATTTGTCTGTGATCACAACTTCATGCATTACATTTTGAATTGATCAATTAGCAGATCAAGAAAGGGCACCTAGTTAGTGATGCTTACTTGGAATTGGATCACTAAACCATATTCCACTTTTGATTCAGAAGACATGGTTTGCAATACAGTACCCATTTTTTCAATATGATTCTCCCTGTAAAACTATTCTATGTTGTAGCATACTTTTCTAAATGagaataactatttaaaagattagaatATGGAAAGTATTGACCTGTGAAATGTTGGTAGACATAATCTTTTTATATCAGTTAGAAGTCTCCAGTCTTGTTTTGAAAGCTTAAGCAAGACATAGAATAAATTGGCAAAGCAGATACTGCAGCTTTTAATAAAActtcttttttgtgtgtgtggacATCTTAATTATTGGTTAGTTagttattacttattaattatatttgaaggAAATCTTATTAAAGCTCCTTTCGTAAATAGTACATGGAAccaatgattaatattttaattttcttgtgcCAATAAATGCAGTTTCTTTAGTTGGTTCAGTGACTGTGAGCAGAAAGGTGATATGGATGAAATTCATGACGAGGTATATTTTTTTCTGGTCTTATAAAAAATTTTCCAGATTGAAGttctttagttattttttttttcttcttcacattAGTCTTAAAGCAATATTTCACTCTAAATGCAGGTTGCAGAATTAATCAAGGATGATTTATGGCCAAATCCACTCACTTATTTCAACAACGTAAGTTAAACTTTTCACTTTTTGTATCTTCTCTTTCATGAATAGCTGTTCTACTTTCAGATTGCACGTATTTATCccatttattttttccattGTGTTTCTAATGCTAATTGACTCTGGAACAGGAGCTTGATGAAGAGGATGTTGAAGCTGATGATGAGGTAATTGAAGTTccatttttcttacaaaaagtATAGGTGATTGACAAATATGATTGGAGTAtcactttttatgttttatggaACCTGACAATTGCTGGATCCATGCTGAATTCATCCAAAATTCAGTCAATGGATACGCAATTTAATATGCAATTATTGGAGGCAAAGTTTAATGTTGAGCATGTACAAGGCACTTCTAGCAGTCATATTTTGAACTCCAGAGGTTTAACTGAATGCTTTAATTTCTGTTCCTGTTTTTGTATAGTACAGATGTTAATATAAAGAAAACGAAACTTGAGAGTTTAGATTGTCAAATCACCAATGTGATGTAAATTCCATTTAATAACTGttagaatatatgaaaatattttattatatcttaAGAATATATTAGACTAACCTTAGGATTAGTTTCTCTTTATCTGTTGTGATTAGTTACCATATTGTACTAGTACTATAGATTTTATGAatatatcaaatcaaatatataaatatgttttaatacaTCTAAAGATAATAAACTCACTGTTTCATTCTCTTTTATCTGTTTTCCTCCCGCAATGTCTAAAAGTATATAATTTCAACAATAACAAGAGATTTTTCTGTGAAGACACAACAAAATGCTAAAAAGTTGTAATCATCATATTCATGATCTGAAAACAACAAAGAATATGAACTCATTTTAAGATGTTTgattccaaaagaaaaaaaaaatgagttgccCCGCTGATTGTTATTTTACCTAAGAATTACATTCTTAAAGTATTAAAGTCATGCTAActtgtattttaaattaataatattgcaACTTCCTAAATATCTTCATATCAAGTATAATTCTCATTGGCAGGAAAACGATGAGGATGACTCTGAAGATGATGACCAAGAGGAGAATGACACTGGGAGTGAGGATGGCAATAACAGTTGAAAAAATGGATTATGGTGCTGTTTTCTGTTTATTTATCTGGTTGAGTATGTAAGTAGGCTTTTGGGCATGGTGACCGTTGCCATTTTTTCAAGGTTTATACCCTCAATGAATGATTTGCGGTATAATATACATTATCGTAATTTGTATACAAGAAGAATCAATTCTAAATTGACAACTTGAATTCTAAAATTATGAAACATAAGTTTTTGGAATTGGATTTATAATCCGAATTTTTTTAGTATGGCGAAAGGAACTATGGAGAGATATATAGAAAGTTTATTTCTAATCGTAActaaatctttcattttttatttttttttgtatagtaGAGATTGAAGCAAAATAGTTATTAAACGATTCTTTTAGTTTACTAGAGACATCTACATTTTTTTAGCTCAGATGGAAATATTATGCTTTTCCTGAAGATTCTA
This genomic interval from Glycine max cultivar Williams 82 chromosome 5, Glycine_max_v4.0, whole genome shotgun sequence contains the following:
- the LOC100809531 gene encoding NAP1-related protein 2-like (The RefSeq protein has 1 substitution compared to this genomic sequence) yields the protein MVGDNTKKLIVAENLEDSIDGELVLSIEKLQEVQDELDKINEEASDKVLEVEQKYNEIRKPVYDKRNEIVKSIPDFWFTAFMSHPALCDLLNVEDQKIFKYLGSLDVEDNKDVKSGYSITFNFNLNPYFENAKLTKTFTFLEEGTTKITATPIKWKEGKGLPNGVEHDKNGKKRARIDISFFSWFSDCEQKGDMDEIHDEVAELIKDDLWPNPLTYFNNELDEEDVEADDEENDEDDSEDDDQEEDDTGSEDGNNS